The segment GCTCCCAGGCGCATACTTACCGGTCAGGAGGCCGTTCGCCAGCGGGAAATACGGCAAGACGCCGAGCCCGAAAGCTTCGGCGGCCGGCAGCACTTCGAGTTCCGCCCGGCGGTCCAGCAGGTTGTAGTGGTTTTGCGTCGAAATGAAGCGGGGGCCGCCCTGCATTCGGGCGACGTATTCGGCCTCGGCAATCTGCCAGCCGGCACGGTTGGAGTGGCCGAGGTACCGGACCTTACCGCTTGCGACGAGGTCCTCGAGGGCGGCGAGTGTCTCGTCAACAGGGGTGAGGGGATCCGGGGTGTGGTACTGATACAAGTCAATCCAGTCGGTGCCAAGGCGACGCAGCGATGCCTCGACGGCCTGGATGATGTAGCGGCGCGAACCCCGGGCACCAAAATCGTTGCCGTTGGCGCCGCGCATGTCCATGCCGAATTTCGTTGCCACGATCGCGTCGTCCCGGCGGCCCTTGAGCGCAAGGCCCAACATGGTTTCGCTGAGCCCGGGTTCCCGGCCGTAGACGTCTGCCACGTCGAAAAGGGTGACGCCGGCATCCAACGCGGCGTGCACCACCGCGTTGGTGCCCTCTTGCGATTCGGTGGCAGTATTGGGCCGGCCGAGATTGTTGCACCCCAAGCCGACTACTGAGACGGTCAATCCGGAATGTCCAAGACGGCGATATTCAGTCATGATTTCACCCTACAATGCCTGCCGGACCCCTGGGGTCACTCAGGATCCGAACGCGATTCCTGCTTCTTCCATCGCGTCATGCAGCTGGGCCATGACCTTCGGCCCCATACCGTGCAGGGCCGCCACGCGCCCTTCCCCGAACTCGGCGAGCTGTTCCAAGGTTTCCAGCCCTTCGTGAGCGAGGGCCCTGCGTGCCGGGGCGGACAAGCCCTTTGGCAGCGGCGTATGGCCGGGCCAGTTGCTCTTGGGAGCCATGGTTGTCCCTTCGAAGCTGGGGTGTGGTCCTTAGAGGGTAAAGCCCGCACCGGTTTTCGGCGAGTGTTTTACCTTGAATGCCGCGGGCTCGGCGTGGGGCGCAGCGGCAATGCTCAACTTGGTGAAGTCCAGGTCTTCTCCCCGGATGCACACCTTGATGGCGTTGACGGCCTTGTTGACGTCCGGGCACAGGCAGAAGATGTTGAGTTTTGAGTCGCCGATATCGGAACGTTCCACGGTACCGAGGCCGCGCCAAGCCAGTTCGCTCGTCAGCGCCGCCTTGGCCTTGCGTTCGAGGTACCGGTCGCGGTCCGTCCCGTCCTTCGTCTTCAGCGCAATCTGGGCGACTACCCAAAACTGCTCCGCCTCGGGGATCTCAGCGTAGCCATCCTCTTCGCATTGCGCGGCGAAGGCCGTCATGAGTCCGTCGACGGCGGCCTCATCCGCGACGTCGGTTTCGTCGGTGCTGCTCTGGTGCCCTGCGACTCCATGGTTGATGACGAACTGCTTGAATTCCTCGTCGTACCAAGCCTCGCGAAAATGCAGGACTGCCTCTTCATCGCGCTTGTAGGTGCGGATAATGCCGCTCATGCTTGTCCTTTTCTGAACCATTCGGCGCAGGTACTGCTGGGGCCTGTGCCGTCGAAGGGTGTTTGTTGCTTGGATACCGCGTGGAAAAGCTCCCCGCACTCGCGCCGCATGGACTCGACCACGTCATCGGGATAGCCCATGCTCACACGGCGCTCGTCGAATTCGTCCTCGTCGTCAATGAAAACATCCCTCTGGACGGAGCGGATGACGTCGAGATCCATATCGATCACATGGAATTCGGACACGCCGGGCTTGATGGCCTTCCACTCATGGGCCGTGGCGAGATCGACGTAGATCCGAAAATCCCCGGGGTAGCTGTCATTGTAGAACGTCGCTACGTACTCGCCGGCGCGTGGTATCAAGAGCACAGCATCCGACGCGGTGTAGAAAGCCGCCCCTGGCCGCGAGCAGAACTCGTTCCGGCCTTGGAAAATCCACCAGCCGTGGATGTCTTCGCCGAGATAGCGTCCCGGGACAACCCAATGTGCCGTGCCGTCCCATTTCCGGTTCCGGGCCACCACCAGGTCACCTGGCTGCAGACTCCCCGGCAACCGAGATGCGTCCTCGCTCACAGCTTGGGAAGACTGCCGGTGGTGGGGTGTTCCTGTCCCGGCAGGGGCCGCGCGAAAGGCACCTTTGTCCCTAGAACCTGCGCCACGACGTCGTGCGTTATCTGTTGGGCGGTAAGCCCCACACGCTCAAGCACTTGGCTTCTTGTTCCGTGATCGAGGAACTCAACCGGAAGTCCCACTTCGTTGAGGGCGGTGTCCACACCGGCCGCGCGCATCTCCTGGCGGATCCGGGATCCGACGCCACCCGCGCGGACGCCGTCCTCGATGCAGATCACCAAGCGGTGCCTGGCAGCGAGGGCAATGATGGACTTGCGCACCGGCAGGACCCACCGTGGATCGACCACGGTGGAACTGATGCCTTGGGAACCGAGCCGGCCGGCAACGTCGAGGGCGAGCTCGGACATGGCACCGACGCTCACAATCAGGACGTCGTTCTCCATGGAGCCTTCGGGGCGACGCGCCAGCACATCGACGCCGTCGGAAAGCCGTTCGATCGCCTCGATCTCACTTCCTACGCTGCCTTTGGAGAAGCGCACCACGCTGGGCGCGTCATTGATGGCGACCGCCTCGCGGAGCTCTTCACGCAAACGGCTGGAATCGCGTGGAGCAGCGAGATGAAGCCCCGGAACGATCTGGACCATGGCCATGTCCCACATGCCGTGGTGGCTGGCACCATCCGGGCCCGTCACGCCGGCGCGGTCCAAGACAATCGTTACCCCGGCCTTGTGCAGGGCGACGTCCATGAGGAGCTGGTCGAAGGCGCGGTTCAGAAATGTAGCGTAGACGGCCACTACCGGATGCAGGCCACCGAAAGCCATGCCCGCCGCGGAGGTGAGCGCGTGCTGTTCCGCGATGCCGACGTCGATCACCCTCTTTGGGTGTCGCTCCGCGAACTTATGCAGTCCAACGGGGATCAGCATCGCGCCAGTAATTCCCACGATATCTTCGCGTTCGTCGGCAATATCCGCGATTTCCTCGGCGAACACGGAGGTCCATGAGCGGGCTCCGCCGGCCTCCGTGGGTTCCCCGGTCTCGGGGTCGATGATTCCGACCGCGTGGAACTGGTCTGCCTCATTGGCAAGGGCCGGCGCATAGCCATGGCCCTTTTCGGTCATGGCATGGACGATCACGGGACCGCCGTAGTTGCGGGCTGCGGTGAGCGCGTGCTCGAGGGCACGCATGTTGTGGCCGTCGACGGGACCGATGTACTTCATGCCGAGATCTTCGAACATGCCCTGCGGAGCCCACCAGTCCTTGACGCCCTTCTTCATGGCATGCAGGCTCTTATAGGTGAACTGGCCGATCGGTCCGCCGTTCTGCAGCTTCTTCTTCCACCAATCCAACACGACCTCGTAGGCGGGCGCAGCGCGGAGCGAATCGATCGTGGGGCGCAAGGAAGCGAGGTAGTCTGCCACGCCGCCGACCGTGGGGGCGTAGGATCGGCCGTTGTCGTTGACGACAATCACTACGCGGCGCCGCTTGTCGGCGGCAATGTTGTTGATCGCTTCCCACGCCATGCCACCGGTCAAGGCACCATCCCCGACGACGGCGACGACGCAGCGATCTCCCTGGCCCGTCAGCTGCCTGGCCCGGGAAATACCGTCGGCCCACGACAGCGACGAGGAGGCATGTGAACTTTCCACGATGTCGTGCTCGGACTCGGCACGATCGGGGTAACCGGACATGCCCCCTTGCTGTCGAAGCGTACTGAAGTCCTGGCGTCCCGTCAGCAATTTATGGACATAGGACTGGTGGCCGGTATCGAAGACGATGCTGTCGCGCGGCGAATCGAAGATCTTGTGGATGGCCATAGTGAGTTCCACGACGCCAAGGTTCGGTCCGAGATGTCCACCCGTTTGAGCGACGTTGGTGATGAGGAAAGTCCTGATCTCGCCGGCAAGCTGCTCCAACTGCTGGCCGGTGAGCTTACTCAGGTCCTGCGGGTTCCGGATTGTCTCCAAAAGTCCCAACGGCCCCTCCTTAGGGTGATTGACGTGCCATACAACTCTACCGCCTTGGGCGCAACGAAGCCGTCGGAAATTGCGACAGCCCCGGATGGTCCGTGACCATCCGGGGCTGTAGCAATTGCCTTCAGCTCAGGCCGAGCCTGTGCTGTCTTCCGCTAGTGTGCGGAGATCTGGCGCAGCACGTACTGCAGGATTCCGCCGTTGCGGTAGTAGTCTGCTTCGCCCGGGGTATCGATGCGCAGCACGGCGTCGAAGGACTTGGTGCTGCCGTCCTCGGCCGTTGCCGTGACCTTGAGCGTCCGCGGCGTGGTGCCGTTGTTCAGCTCGGTGACGCCCTCGACAGCGAACGTTTCCGTGCCCACCAATCCAAGGGACGCGGCGGATTCGCCGGCCGCGTACTGCAGCGGGAGGACGCCCATGCCAATGAGGTTGGAGCGGTGGATACGCTCGTAGCTTTCGGCGATGACAGCCTTCACACCCAGGAGCGCGGTGCCCTTGGCAGCCCAGTCACGGGAAGAGCCCGAGCCGTACTCCTTGCCGGCCAGGACCACCAGCGGGGTGCCGGCAGCCTGGTAGTTCTGGGCTGCGTCGTAGACGTAGGCCTGCGGGCCGTCCGCCTGGGTGAAGTCGCGGGTGAAGCCGCCCTCGACGCCGTCAAGCAGCTGGTTCTTGATGCGGATGTTCGCGAACGTTCCGCGGATCATGACCTCGTGGTTGCCACGGCGTGAGCCGTAGGAGTTGAAGTCCTTGCGTTCCACACCGTTGGCCAGAAGGTACTGGCCTGCCGGGGTGTCCGACTTGAAGGAGCCGGCCGGGGAGATGTGGTCGGTGGTGACGGAGTCGCCCAGCTTGAGCAGGACGCGGGCCCCGGCGATGTCCGTTACCGGTTCCGGCTGTGCCTTCATGCCTTCGAAGTACGGAGGCTTCCGCACGTACGTGGACTTGGCGTCCCAGGCGAAGGTGTCGCCTGCCGGGGTGTCGAGGGCCTTCCAGCGGTCGTCGCCGTCGAAGACGCCCTCGTAGCCACGGGCGAACATTTCCTTGTCGATCGAGGAGTCGATAACCTTCTGGACCTCGACCGGGTTCGGCCAGATGTCCTTCAAAAAGACATCGTTGCCGTCCTGGTCCTGGCCCAACGGGTCGGCGTCGAAGTCGAAATCCATGGTTCCGGCCAAGGCGTAGGCGATGACCAACGGCGGGGAAGCCAGGTAGTTCATCTTGACGTCCGGGTTGATGCGGCCTTCGAAGTTGCGGTTGCCGGAGAGGACAGCCGTGACGGAAAGGTCGTTGGCCTGGATGGCCTCGGAGATTTCGGCGTCAAGCGGGCCGGAGTTGCCGATGCACGTGGCGCAGCCATAGCCGACGATGTAGAAGCCGAGCTTCTCCAGGTAGGGGGTCAGGCCGGACTTCTCGTAGTAGTCGGTGACAACCTTTGAACCGGGGGCGACCGAGGTCTTGACCCACGGCTTGGACGCGAGGCCCTTGTCCACGGCGTTGCGGGCGAGAAGCGCGGCAGCCAGCATCACGGACGGGTTGGACGTGTTGGTGCAGGACGTGATCGAAGCAATCGAAACGGCACCGTGGTCCAGTTCGAATTCGCGGCCGTCAGCAGTCGTGACGCCCACCTTGTTCGACGGGCGGCCATTCGATTTGGGTCCGTGTGCGTGCGGAGCAACCTCGGCCAGATGGGTCGCGGAGGAAGTGAAAGACGGCGAATCCGAGGCCGGGAAGCTCTCGTCAATCGCTTCGTCCAGGCTTCCGTCAGCCAGGTCTTCCTTCACGTAGTTGCGCAGGTCCTCACGGAACTGTGCCTTGGACTCCTTGAGGATGATGCGGTCCTGGGGCCGCTTCGGACCGGAGATGGACGGAACAACCGTCGACAGGTCCAGCTCAAGGTACTCGGAGAACTTGATCTCATGGGAGGGATCGTGCCAGAGGCCTTGTTCCTTCGCGTAGGCCTCCACCAGGGCAACGTTCTGCTCTGAGCGGCCGGTGAGGCGCAGGTAGTCGAGAGTGACGTCGTCGATCGGGAACATCGCTGCAGTGGAGCCGAATTCCGGGCTCATGTTGCCGATGGTTGCGCGGTTGGCGAGCGGCACGGCCGCGACGCCTTCACCGTAGAACTCCACGAACTTGCCGACCACGCCGTGGTTGCGCAGCTGCTCGGTGATCGTCAGGACGACGTCGGTGGCGGTGGCGCCCGCAGGAATCGAGCCCGTGAGCTTGAAACCGACAACGCGAGGGATCAGCATGGAGACGGGCTGTCCGAGCATCGCGGCCTCAGCTTCGATGCCGCCGACGCCCCAGCCCAGTACGCCCAGGCCGTTGACCATGGTGGTGTGGGAGTCCGTACCGACGCAGGTGTCGGGGTAGGCGCGGAGAACTGTGCCTGTCTCGGTGTCAACCGAGCGGGTCATGACGGTGCGTGCCAGGTATTCGATGTTTACCTGGTGGACGATGCCGGTTCCCGGGGGAACAACCTTGAAGTCGTCAAACGCAGTCTGGCCCCAGCGCAGGAACTGGTAACGCTCGCCGTTGCGCTGGTATTCGATCTCCATGTTGCGCTCGAGGGCGCCGGAGTTGCCGAAGGCGTCGATCTGCACCGAGTGGTCGATGACCATCTCGGCCGGAGCCAGCGGGTTGACACGCTTGGGGTCGCCGCCGAGGTCCTTAATGGCTTCTCGCATGGTGGCGAGGTCGACTACGCAAGGAACCCCGGTGAAGTCCTGCATGATGACTCGAGCAGGGGTGAACTGGATTTCGGTGTCCGGCTGGGCGTCCGGATCCCAACCGGCCAGTGCGCGGACGTGGTCGGCCGTGATATTGGCGCCGTCTTCCGTCCGCAGGAGGTTTTCAAGCAATACCTTAAGGCTGAACGGAAGGCTGTCTGCGCCTTCAACGGAGTTCAACCGGAAAATTTCATAATCGGTGCCGGCTACATTCAGTACGCCTTTGGAACCGAAGCTGTCCACAGTGCTCATGGCAGGACTCCTCTCGCAACAGCTTTCATCTTTGTCGCGCGGTTGACCACTAGCTAGTTAGGCAAGCCTAATCTAAGCATCGTGCGGCCGGTAGTGGAGAAGTGAAGCGCGACGCGGGACCTCTCCACCATCGTAGTAGCGGCTATGCCGCGGGCACCAGCAATGCAACGGTCTCCAGGTGATGGGTGTGCGGGTAAAGATCAAAGGCACGGAGCGATTCGAGCCGCCAGCCGCGGTTCCGGAAGTAGCCCAGATCACGTGCGAAAGAGGCCGGATCACACGACACATAGGCAATTGCCCGCGGCCTGGACTCGATGAGCTGGCTCACGACCGCTTTGCCGGCACCGGCCCGCGGCGGGTCGATCACCAAGGAATCGAAGTTTCGGGGCCGCTGGCGTAGTACTCGTTCCACCCGGCCCTGGACTATTTCCACGTGGGACTCGCCATGTAGGTTCTTGCGGGCATCCCGGCTGGTGCCTGGCGATCCTTCGACGGACAGCACGGAACCGGTGATCCCCACCGCGTCGGCCAAGGGCGCCGTGAACAGTCCGGCGCCCGCGTAAAGATCCGCCACGGCAGATCCCGGAACGAGGTAGCCGCCGTCGTGCAGGAAGCCGGTCACCGCGCCCACCAAAGTTTCCGGAGCGTCCTTGTGGATTTGCCAGAAGCCCTCCCCCGTTACCCGGTATTCGTGGCCGGCGGCCGATTCCTGGACCCAGGTCCTTCCGCGCAACTGCAGCACTTCTCCGCGGACAGGGTCGAAGCTTGCCACGGACGCCTCATGCGGTAGCTGGTCTAGGATCCGGTGGAGGCGCCGCGCGTCAGTTCCTTCTCCCGGGGCAAGGAGGATGAGCGGCCGCGATCCGTTGGCCGGCGCAGCTACTTCCACCCTGGAGATGCCCCGCAGGTCGATATCCCACAGCCGCAACTCGTTGATGCCTGGCATCGCCAAGGGCATCTCGTGAACGGGAATCACGACGTCGGAGCGGTGGGCATGCATTCCGAGCCGGCCGCCTGGGGTGACGGCAAAGCTGGCACGGGTCCGCCAGCCGAGTCCTGTCTCGCCGTCGGACCCCATGGCACCGGCAGCTGCGGCCTCGACCTCGACAGTGAGGTCAACACCGGCGAGCCGTTTCAATTGCTCGGCAAGGACCTCGGATTTGAGCGAGCGTTGCCGTTCCAAGGTGACGTGCCCGAGTTCGGCGCCGCCCACGGGCGGACCGCCTTTCCGCCAAGCGGCCAGGGAATCGGCGAGTGGCCAGAAATGGCGCGTCCGGTCCTCCGATGCTTCCAGGACGTCGACGACGTCGGCACGCCAGAAACGGGAAGCCTCTCCCGAGTCGGTCAGCCGGATCCGGACCTTCTCCCCCGGGATGCCATGCCGGACAAATATGACCCTGCCTTCGTGCCGTGCGACAAAGTGGCCCCCATGCGCGATGGGACCGACGTCCACCACCAGCTCCATGGCAGCTCCGTCCTGGGCCGTGGGCGAGCTGGATTCGGTTTCGCTGGGGTGGGTCATTAGGTATCCTGCAATGCCTTTGCTTCTTCGGACGACTTTAATTGCCATGGAACGCTGGCCACCATGACCCCGGGTTCAAAGTGAAGCCGGGCCTTGATTCGCAGCGCGGTCTGATTGTGGACGAGTTGTTCCCACCACTTGCCAACGACATATTCGGGGATGTAGACCACGATGAGGTCGCGTGGAGAATCGCGCCGCATGTTCTTGACGTAGTCCAGGATCGGCGTGACGGTTTCCCGATAGGGGCTCGCCAAGACGGTCAACGGGACCGGGATGTCCAGCTTGTCCCAGGCTTCCACCGTGTGGGCCGTTTCCTCGTGGTTGATGTCAACAATGATGGCATCCAGGCGGGACGGCCGCGACGCCCTCGCATAGGCGAGTGCGCGCAGCACCGGCTTGCGGACGTGGGACACCAGCAGGACTGCGTGGACCCGGGTAGGCAAGGCGCGCGGCGAAGAATCCTCGTCAACGGCAAGTTCCTTGGCGACGTTGTCGTAGTGGGCGCGGATGCTCCACATGATGAGGAACAGCACGAACATGGCCAGAAGGGCGATCCAGGCGCCCTGTTCGAACTTGGTGATCAGTACGATGGTCAGTACCAGTGCCGTCATTGCGAAGCCGAGCATGTTGATGGTGCGGGACTTCAGGATCCTGCGGCGGACGGCTTTGTCGCGGGCAAGTTTGAGTTCCCTTCCCCAGTGCCGCACCATGCCCAACTGGCTCATCGTGAAGGAAATGAAGACACCCACGATGTAGAGCTGGATCAGCTTGGTGACATCGGCGTTGAAGGAAATGATCAGGACGAGGGCTCCGGCAGCAAGGGCCAGTACGCCGTTGCTGAAGGCGAGGCGGTCCCCGCGCGTTCGCAACTGCCGGGGCAGGTATCCGTCTTGGGCGAGGATGGACCCCAGGACAGGGAATCCGTTGAAAGCCGTGTTGGAGGCGAAGACAAGGATGACTCCCGTGGCGGCGACAACGATATAGAACGGGATGGAGCCCGCCCCGAAGATGGTCTCCGCAATCTGGCTGATGGCCGGGTTCTGCAGGTAGTCGCCCGCCAGCGGTTGGCCGTTGAGGAGGAACTCCTTGGCTGGATCCAGCACGATATGGACCTTGGTGGCGTTGGCGAGGTAGATGATGCCGGCCAGCATGGACGAGGCGATGACTCCAAGCAGGAGCAGCGTGGTTGCCGCATTCTTGCTCTTGGGCTTCTTGAAGTTCGGCACACCATTGCTGATGGCCTCGACGCCGGTCAGCGCGGCAGCTCCGGAGGAGAAGGCCCTCAGGAGAAGGAACGCCCCGGCGAGGCCGACGAGACCTTGGTCGAATCCTTCTTGCGGGACGATGGTGAATGCCGCCGACGGCGCTTGGCCCAGTTGGCCGGTGACCGCCTGGAAGATGCCCACCGCCGTCATGCCGAGGATCGAGAACATGAAAATGTACGTGGGCACGGCAAAAACACTCCCGGCTTCCTTGATGCCACGAAGGTTCACCAAGGCCAGGATGACGACGCCGATCGTGGCGATGAGCGCTTGCTGTCCGTGCAACGACGGGATCGCGGTGGTCATGTACGCGGCTGCGGACGACATGGACACGGCGACCGTGAGGACGTAGTCCACCAACAAAGCGGCCGCGACGGTCAGGCCAGCGAACTTCCCCAGATTAACGTTGGCGATTTCGTAGTCTCCGCCACCGGAGGGATAGGCGTGGACGTTTTGCCGGTACGAGGCCACCACCGTGAGGAGGACCACCATCACTGCGAGGCCTACCAGCGGCGAGATGGCCACTGCGCTCACTCCCGCAAGGGCCAGCGTCAGGAGGATTTCGTCGGGAGCGTACGCCACCGAGGACAGGGCATCCGAAGCGAAAATCGGCAGTGCAATGCGCTTGGGAAGCAGGGTGTGGGCCAAACGGTCGTTACGGAAGGGCCGCCCCACCAACACTCGCTTCGCGGCATTGAGAATTGTCAGCACTCCGCAAAGCTACTCTGAATCGAACCCGATGTCATGACGGCGGTCTGGCTTCGCCGACTTGCCCCGGTAGAGTCTTACCGAGCGGCAAGCTTAAGAGTGAAGGAGAGACCGTGGCTCACTTTGTAATCATGGGTTGCGGACGAGTGGGCGCAACATTGGCGCACACCTTGGAAGACGCCGGCCATTCCGTGGCGATCATCGACCAGGACGACCGTGCCTTCCGCCGTCTGCGCAGCGGATTCACCGGCAGGAAAGTCACCGGCGTCGGCTTTGACCGCGACACCCTCAAACAGGCGGGTTGTGAAGAGGCGTACGCCTTCGCTGCCGTCTCCAGCGGTGATAATTCCAATATCCTCGCAACCCGGGTAGCCCGTGAAACTTTCCATGTTTCGCATGTTGTTGCCCGCATCTACGATCCCGGCCGCGCCGAAATCTACCAACGCCTGGGCATTCCCACGGTTGCGGCCGTGCGTTGGAGCGCGGACCAGGTTCTGCGACGCATCCTGCCCGAACAACACTTGGCGGGCGATTACCGCGAGCCTTCCGGCCGGCTGGTGCTGTCCGAAGTGGACCTCAACGAAGGTTGGATCGGACGCCCGTTGACTGCCATCGAAGCAGCTTCCGGAATCCGCATCGCTTTCCTGACCCGCTTCGGGGAGGGCGTCCTGCCCCAGACCGGAACGGCGTACCAGGAGGGTGACACTGTGCACGCCATGTTGAATCTGGACCGCAGCGCCGAGGTAGCGCGCGTCCTCGCCAGCGCACCCGCCAAGGAGTCTGAGTGAAAGTCGTTATTGTCGGCGCCGGCAGCGTCGGTTCATCGATCGCGCGGGAATTGCTCGCCCACAAACACGAGATCATGTTGATCGACCTCAAGCCGGAAGTCATTGGGCGCAGCGGCCTCCGTGGGGCCCGCTGGCTGGTGGGCGAT is part of the Arthrobacter methylotrophus genome and harbors:
- a CDS encoding aconitate hydratase, producing the protein MSTVDSFGSKGVLNVAGTDYEIFRLNSVEGADSLPFSLKVLLENLLRTEDGANITADHVRALAGWDPDAQPDTEIQFTPARVIMQDFTGVPCVVDLATMREAIKDLGGDPKRVNPLAPAEMVIDHSVQIDAFGNSGALERNMEIEYQRNGERYQFLRWGQTAFDDFKVVPPGTGIVHQVNIEYLARTVMTRSVDTETGTVLRAYPDTCVGTDSHTTMVNGLGVLGWGVGGIEAEAAMLGQPVSMLIPRVVGFKLTGSIPAGATATDVVLTITEQLRNHGVVGKFVEFYGEGVAAVPLANRATIGNMSPEFGSTAAMFPIDDVTLDYLRLTGRSEQNVALVEAYAKEQGLWHDPSHEIKFSEYLELDLSTVVPSISGPKRPQDRIILKESKAQFREDLRNYVKEDLADGSLDEAIDESFPASDSPSFTSSATHLAEVAPHAHGPKSNGRPSNKVGVTTADGREFELDHGAVSIASITSCTNTSNPSVMLAAALLARNAVDKGLASKPWVKTSVAPGSKVVTDYYEKSGLTPYLEKLGFYIVGYGCATCIGNSGPLDAEISEAIQANDLSVTAVLSGNRNFEGRINPDVKMNYLASPPLVIAYALAGTMDFDFDADPLGQDQDGNDVFLKDIWPNPVEVQKVIDSSIDKEMFARGYEGVFDGDDRWKALDTPAGDTFAWDAKSTYVRKPPYFEGMKAQPEPVTDIAGARVLLKLGDSVTTDHISPAGSFKSDTPAGQYLLANGVERKDFNSYGSRRGNHEVMIRGTFANIRIKNQLLDGVEGGFTRDFTQADGPQAYVYDAAQNYQAAGTPLVVLAGKEYGSGSSRDWAAKGTALLGVKAVIAESYERIHRSNLIGMGVLPLQYAAGESAASLGLVGTETFAVEGVTELNNGTTPRTLKVTATAEDGSTKSFDAVLRIDTPGEADYYRNGGILQYVLRQISAH
- a CDS encoding class I SAM-dependent RNA methyltransferase, which gives rise to MTHPSETESSSPTAQDGAAMELVVDVGPIAHGGHFVARHEGRVIFVRHGIPGEKVRIRLTDSGEASRFWRADVVDVLEASEDRTRHFWPLADSLAAWRKGGPPVGGAELGHVTLERQRSLKSEVLAEQLKRLAGVDLTVEVEAAAAGAMGSDGETGLGWRTRASFAVTPGGRLGMHAHRSDVVIPVHEMPLAMPGINELRLWDIDLRGISRVEVAAPANGSRPLILLAPGEGTDARRLHRILDQLPHEASVASFDPVRGEVLQLRGRTWVQESAAGHEYRVTGEGFWQIHKDAPETLVGAVTGFLHDGGYLVPGSAVADLYAGAGLFTAPLADAVGITGSVLSVEGSPGTSRDARKNLHGESHVEIVQGRVERVLRQRPRNFDSLVIDPPRAGAGKAVVSQLIESRPRAIAYVSCDPASFARDLGYFRNRGWRLESLRAFDLYPHTHHLETVALLVPAA
- a CDS encoding potassium channel family protein — its product is MAHFVIMGCGRVGATLAHTLEDAGHSVAIIDQDDRAFRRLRSGFTGRKVTGVGFDRDTLKQAGCEEAYAFAAVSSGDNSNILATRVARETFHVSHVVARIYDPGRAEIYQRLGIPTVAAVRWSADQVLRRILPEQHLAGDYREPSGRLVLSEVDLNEGWIGRPLTAIEAASGIRIAFLTRFGEGVLPQTGTAYQEGDTVHAMLNLDRSAEVARVLASAPAKESE
- the dxs gene encoding 1-deoxy-D-xylulose-5-phosphate synthase: MGLLETIRNPQDLSKLTGQQLEQLAGEIRTFLITNVAQTGGHLGPNLGVVELTMAIHKIFDSPRDSIVFDTGHQSYVHKLLTGRQDFSTLRQQGGMSGYPDRAESEHDIVESSHASSSLSWADGISRARQLTGQGDRCVVAVVGDGALTGGMAWEAINNIAADKRRRVVIVVNDNGRSYAPTVGGVADYLASLRPTIDSLRAAPAYEVVLDWWKKKLQNGGPIGQFTYKSLHAMKKGVKDWWAPQGMFEDLGMKYIGPVDGHNMRALEHALTAARNYGGPVIVHAMTEKGHGYAPALANEADQFHAVGIIDPETGEPTEAGGARSWTSVFAEEIADIADEREDIVGITGAMLIPVGLHKFAERHPKRVIDVGIAEQHALTSAAGMAFGGLHPVVAVYATFLNRAFDQLLMDVALHKAGVTIVLDRAGVTGPDGASHHGMWDMAMVQIVPGLHLAAPRDSSRLREELREAVAINDAPSVVRFSKGSVGSEIEAIERLSDGVDVLARRPEGSMENDVLIVSVGAMSELALDVAGRLGSQGISSTVVDPRWVLPVRKSIIALAARHRLVICIEDGVRAGGVGSRIRQEMRAAGVDTALNEVGLPVEFLDHGTRSQVLERVGLTAQQITHDVVAQVLGTKVPFARPLPGQEHPTTGSLPKL
- a CDS encoding aldo/keto reductase, encoding MTEYRRLGHSGLTVSVVGLGCNNLGRPNTATESQEGTNAVVHAALDAGVTLFDVADVYGREPGLSETMLGLALKGRRDDAIVATKFGMDMRGANGNDFGARGSRRYIIQAVEASLRRLGTDWIDLYQYHTPDPLTPVDETLAALEDLVASGKVRYLGHSNRAGWQIAEAEYVARMQGGPRFISTQNHYNLLDRRAELEVLPAAEAFGLGVLPYFPLANGLLTGKYAPGSAPEGSRLSHTRTNMVNDADWVQLGRFSQFAKARDLSELQLAFSWLAAQPAVSSVIAGATRPEQIEENAQAVRWVPSAEERAELDDIFPRTPKVALF
- a CDS encoding DUF402 domain-containing protein; the protein is MVARNRKWDGTAHWVVPGRYLGEDIHGWWIFQGRNEFCSRPGAAFYTASDAVLLIPRAGEYVATFYNDSYPGDFRIYVDLATAHEWKAIKPGVSEFHVIDMDLDVIRSVQRDVFIDDEDEFDERRVSMGYPDDVVESMRRECGELFHAVSKQQTPFDGTGPSSTCAEWFRKGQA
- a CDS encoding APC family permease is translated as MLTILNAAKRVLVGRPFRNDRLAHTLLPKRIALPIFASDALSSVAYAPDEILLTLALAGVSAVAISPLVGLAVMVVLLTVVASYRQNVHAYPSGGGDYEIANVNLGKFAGLTVAAALLVDYVLTVAVSMSSAAAYMTTAIPSLHGQQALIATIGVVILALVNLRGIKEAGSVFAVPTYIFMFSILGMTAVGIFQAVTGQLGQAPSAAFTIVPQEGFDQGLVGLAGAFLLLRAFSSGAAALTGVEAISNGVPNFKKPKSKNAATTLLLLGVIASSMLAGIIYLANATKVHIVLDPAKEFLLNGQPLAGDYLQNPAISQIAETIFGAGSIPFYIVVAATGVILVFASNTAFNGFPVLGSILAQDGYLPRQLRTRGDRLAFSNGVLALAAGALVLIISFNADVTKLIQLYIVGVFISFTMSQLGMVRHWGRELKLARDKAVRRRILKSRTINMLGFAMTALVLTIVLITKFEQGAWIALLAMFVLFLIMWSIRAHYDNVAKELAVDEDSSPRALPTRVHAVLLVSHVRKPVLRALAYARASRPSRLDAIIVDINHEETAHTVEAWDKLDIPVPLTVLASPYRETVTPILDYVKNMRRDSPRDLIVVYIPEYVVGKWWEQLVHNQTALRIKARLHFEPGVMVASVPWQLKSSEEAKALQDT